The following are from one region of the Klebsiella aerogenes genome:
- a CDS encoding DUF3461 family protein: MYDNLKSLGITNPDEIDRYSLRQEANNDILKIYFQKDKGEFFAKSVKFKYPRQRKTVVADGVGQGYKEVQEISPNLRYVIDELDQLCQRDRTEIDLKRKILDDLRHLESVVTNKISEIEADLEKLTRK, from the coding sequence ATGTACGATAATCTGAAAAGTCTTGGCATTACCAATCCTGATGAAATCGATCGCTATAGCCTGCGCCAGGAAGCTAACAACGACATCCTGAAAATCTATTTCCAGAAAGATAAAGGCGAGTTCTTCGCCAAGAGCGTGAAATTTAAATATCCGCGTCAGCGTAAAACCGTGGTCGCCGACGGCGTCGGCCAGGGATACAAAGAAGTGCAGGAGATAAGCCCAAATCTGCGCTATGTGATCGACGAACTGGATCAACTCTGCCAGCGCGATCGCACGGAAATCGATCTGAAACGTAAGATCCTTGACGACTTACGCCATCTGGAAAGCGTCGTCACCAATAAGATCAGCGAAATCGAAGCCGATCTGGAAAAACTGACGCGCAAATAG
- a CDS encoding CdaR family transcriptional regulator — translation MAGWHLDTKMAQDIVARTMRIIDTNINVMDARGRIIGSGDRERIGELHEGALLVLSQGRVVDIDDAVARHLHGVRQGINLPLRLEGEIVGVIGLTGEPESLRKYGELVCMTAEMMLEQSRLMYLLAQDSRLREELVMNLIQAEENTPALTEWAQRLGIDLNQPRVVAMIEVDSGQLGVDSAMAELQQLQTALTTPDRNNLVAIVSLTEMVVLKPALNAFGRWDADDHSKRVEQLIARMKENGQLQFRVALGNFFTGPGSIARSYRTARTTMMVGKQRMPESRSYFYQDLMLPVLLDSLRGGWQANELARPLTRLKAMDNNGLLRRTLQAWFRHNVQPLATSKALFIHRNTLEYRLNRISELTGLDLGSFDDRLLLYIALQLDEQR, via the coding sequence ATGGCTGGCTGGCATCTTGATACCAAAATGGCGCAGGATATCGTGGCGCGCACGATGCGCATTATCGATACCAATATTAACGTAATGGATGCCCGTGGACGCATTATCGGCAGCGGCGATCGTGAGCGCATTGGTGAATTGCACGAAGGTGCGCTGCTGGTGCTGTCGCAGGGGCGCGTTGTTGATATCGACGATGCGGTAGCCCGCCATCTGCACGGGGTTCGCCAGGGGATCAATCTGCCGCTGCGTCTGGAAGGTGAAATCGTCGGCGTGATCGGTTTAACTGGCGAACCTGAATCGCTGCGTAAATACGGCGAACTGGTCTGCATGACCGCGGAGATGATGCTCGAACAGTCGCGACTGATGTATCTGCTCGCCCAGGATAGCCGCCTGCGCGAAGAACTGGTGATGAATCTGATTCAGGCGGAAGAGAATACCCCGGCGCTGACCGAGTGGGCGCAGCGTCTGGGCATCGACCTCAATCAACCGCGCGTGGTGGCGATGATTGAAGTGGATAGTGGCCAGCTTGGCGTCGATAGTGCGATGGCCGAGCTGCAGCAGTTGCAAACGGCGCTGACGACGCCGGATCGTAATAATCTGGTGGCTATCGTCTCGTTGACTGAGATGGTGGTGCTGAAGCCGGCGCTAAATGCTTTTGGCCGCTGGGATGCCGACGATCATAGTAAGCGTGTCGAGCAGCTGATCGCCCGGATGAAGGAAAATGGTCAGTTGCAGTTCCGCGTTGCGCTGGGGAATTTCTTCACCGGCCCCGGCAGCATTGCACGCTCTTATCGTACCGCGCGGACAACGATGATGGTCGGTAAGCAACGAATGCCGGAGAGTCGCAGCTATTTTTATCAGGATTTGATGCTGCCGGTGCTGCTGGATAGCCTACGCGGCGGCTGGCAGGCCAATGAGCTGGCGCGCCCGCTGACGCGGCTGAAGGCGATGGATAACAACGGCCTGTTGCGCCGTACTCTGCAGGCGTGGTTTCGTCACAACGTACAGCCGTTGGCGACCTCAAAGGCGCTGTTTATTCATCGCAATACGCTGGAGTATCGACTCAATCGAATTTCGGAGCTGACTGGGCTGGATTTGGGCAGTTTTGACGATCGCCTGCTGCTGTATATTGCGCTACAGCTGGATGAGCAAAGGTAG